Below is a genomic region from Spartinivicinus marinus.
TAAAATCAAATCATCGAAATCGACAGCATTATAAGCTTTAAGTGTTCGGTCATAATCTTGGTATAAATAGGCAATTGCTTGTTCTTTAGGATTTTCGGCATGAGAAAGGCATTCACTAGGTAATAACATATCATTTTTCCAATTGGATATATGATGTTGCAGATAATCAGCTGCTTCTTCTGCTAATACCTCGTATTGGGCTTTCAATTCTGTTATTAACTGACGGGAGTCCAAGTCGTCAAATAATGAAAAGCCGGGTTTTAAGCTAAGTGCTTTATGTTCTCGACGAATAATATTTAAACCCAGGTTATGGAACGTTGATACCGTTAGCCCTCTGGATTCTTTGCCTTTAATCAGCTTACTGACCCGTTCTTTCATTTCACGAGCAGCTTTATTGGTAAAAGTAACTGCATAGATATGGCGAGCTTTAATCCCACAAGTTTCAACCAGATATGCAATCTTTGTTGTAATTACACTGGTCTTACCACTGCCTGCCCCTGCTAATACCAATAAGGGGGAATCAATGTAGCGTACTGCCTCCGCTTGTCTTGGATTTAATTGTCTCACTACCGTTTTACCTCAAATTTACCGAGTGGCGCAGTTTACCAGAAGCGGTCCCGTCAAGACATATGCTTCAAGAAGACTGAAAAAATTGATCTAGTTGTTAAATTTAATTTCTATTTTGGATCTTGGCTGGTTTTTATTTACTTTGCGTTATGTTCATATAATACTTGCCGGTTTATCGATGACCTATCAGTTGAAGGGGTATGTGGCGGGTGGTCAGGCAGTTAAGAAGACGTAAAGTCAAAATCTTACTAGTAGGTGAACAGCCTGACCTGTTTCGGCATCTGGTTTCACTATTGCCTAGTTGGCAATATAATGAGCCCCGTTGGCAGTGGAGTCATTGTCAGTCAATTGATGAACTTCCACGATCACTTAATTATTTAGAACCTGATTTGGTTCTGATCAGTTACGAAAACTATGAGCGAGTTGTTGCTGAGCTGAATGATAGCCACCCACCAATTATATTACTGTGTGAAGAAGCTACCTGTTATCAGTTGAAACAAAGCGCCAAGATTCCTCCGGTAGATTTCATTCCCTATTCGCGTCTCAGTGATGATGAGTTTATTCGGCGAACGCTTCGTTATAACTTAGAGCAAACCAAGAGTAAGCGAGATATCAAAGGACTGACTTGCTATGACCGGTTAACGGGCATTGCTAATAGGGCCTGGTTTCAAGAAACACTAGCCGAAGAGTTGACACTGTTAACCAATAGTTCCCTGTTGGGTGTGTTGTTGATCGACCTAGATGGTTTTAGCAAGGTTAATCAAGCCTTAGGACATCAGGCAGGAGACAGTTTGATATGGCAAGTAGCAGAGCGATTGAAGCAAGTATACAGCGATAGTGGAAGTTATATTGCCCGGGTGAATGGCGATGAGTTTGGGTTGATTATCCCAGATGTGAATCATCAGGCTCAGTTGATACTACAAACCAAACAGACCCTACAAGCACTTGCAGACCCTTTTTTTGTTGCTGGTCACCAAGTGTTAATTGGCTGCAGTATAGGCTTAGCCTGTTGTCCAATGGCAGGGAGTACGATAGATGAAGTGCTCACCCATGCTCATGTCGCACTTTCTAAAGCAAAGAAGCAACTGGGCAATCACTATGTCATCTATGAGCCAGGCTTAAAAGTAGATGTAAGTGATGGCCTGCTGATGGAGGCTGAGCTACGACAAGCATTACGCCGCAATGAACTGCAACTGTTATATCAACCTCGTGTAGACAGTCAAACGAACCGAGTTTCATCTGTTGAAGGCTTGTTAAGGTGGCATCATCCACAGCGAGGACTATTGATGCCCGCCGACTTTATCCCGTTGGCAGAGCGTACCAACCTAATAGTACCAATTGGTTATTGGGTGATTAACCAGGCTTGTCACGATATAGACTTGTTGGGTAAATGGGGGATAGGTGATTTACATGTGGCCATTAACTTGTCGTTCCAGCAGTTTAAAGATGCCAAACTATTAGCAACCGTTTCTCATATTATTAAAAAACATCAGGTAAGACCTCATTTGCTAGAGTTTGAGTTAACTGAGACTGCCATGTTGCAGGAGCAAGCTGACGTGGCTGCCAAGATGAAAGCGTTGCAACAGTTGGGGATTAACTTTGCATTGGATGATTTTGGTACGGGCTTTTCTTCTTTTAGCCATATTCAAGGCCTACCTATTAATACTATAAAAATAGACCGTAGCTTTGTTAAAAATATGCTGATTAACCGCGGTGATCAGGTAATAGTTGGGGCTATTATTGAATTGGCTCATAACCTTAGCCTAACTGTTGTTGCCGAAGGTGTTGAAACTTGTGCACAAGCTGAGTGGCTAAAAATGGCTGGTTGCGATGAAATGCAGGGTTTTTTATTAAGCCAGCCTTTAAACGTAGAAGAGTTGTGCCAGCGCTTGGTAGAAGAACAAGCGGTTAGAGCATATTAACTCATTCTGCATGAAAAGATTTTTTTGAATTAATAATCAGCCTTAATAGCTCAGCAATAAATTAAATACACTATAGTTTTTCTCCTTATTTCCAAGGTTTATATAAATACTAGTTGAACCAGCTACACATGAGTGTTGTGTGGCTGTTTAAATTATGGTGCTTTTAG
It encodes:
- a CDS encoding putative bifunctional diguanylate cyclase/phosphodiesterase, with translation MWRVVRQLRRRKVKILLVGEQPDLFRHLVSLLPSWQYNEPRWQWSHCQSIDELPRSLNYLEPDLVLISYENYERVVAELNDSHPPIILLCEEATCYQLKQSAKIPPVDFIPYSRLSDDEFIRRTLRYNLEQTKSKRDIKGLTCYDRLTGIANRAWFQETLAEELTLLTNSSLLGVLLIDLDGFSKVNQALGHQAGDSLIWQVAERLKQVYSDSGSYIARVNGDEFGLIIPDVNHQAQLILQTKQTLQALADPFFVAGHQVLIGCSIGLACCPMAGSTIDEVLTHAHVALSKAKKQLGNHYVIYEPGLKVDVSDGLLMEAELRQALRRNELQLLYQPRVDSQTNRVSSVEGLLRWHHPQRGLLMPADFIPLAERTNLIVPIGYWVINQACHDIDLLGKWGIGDLHVAINLSFQQFKDAKLLATVSHIIKKHQVRPHLLEFELTETAMLQEQADVAAKMKALQQLGINFALDDFGTGFSSFSHIQGLPINTIKIDRSFVKNMLINRGDQVIVGAIIELAHNLSLTVVAEGVETCAQAEWLKMAGCDEMQGFLLSQPLNVEELCQRLVEEQAVRAY